The following proteins come from a genomic window of Deltaproteobacteria bacterium:
- a CDS encoding FAD:protein FMN transferase has protein sequence MNPNRKIPKALPFMILFFGALCVYRLMPGSPGAPPWSVELTGPIMGTTYSVKVVGRDLSPADKAPIEKSALEAMNAVNAAMSTYLKTSELSLFNASESTQPQPMSALTLEVVQLAQGISKLTGGHFDVTVGPLVNAWGFGPEGPQNQVREEQLTELLTYVGYQKLTINSQSLSKAHPKTYVDLSAIAKGFAVDQVAQSIEALGHHNYMIEIGGEVFAKGQNAKDTTWRIGIETPSAHAPGIFQVVALSGEALATSGDYRNFYEKDGLRFSHTIDPQTGKPIKHNLASVSVVAGSCAEADALATALNVLGPIKGPKLAEQEQIAALFIIRDNTGKLVEKPSSTFANRTKSAK, from the coding sequence ATGAATCCAAATCGTAAAATCCCGAAAGCTCTCCCCTTCATGATCCTCTTCTTCGGGGCACTTTGCGTTTATCGATTGATGCCTGGTTCACCCGGCGCACCGCCGTGGTCCGTCGAGCTCACTGGCCCCATCATGGGCACCACCTATTCCGTCAAAGTCGTAGGAAGAGACCTGAGTCCCGCCGATAAAGCACCCATCGAAAAGTCAGCCCTAGAGGCTATGAACGCTGTCAATGCGGCCATGAGCACCTACCTTAAGACTTCTGAGCTCTCGCTTTTTAACGCCTCTGAATCAACGCAGCCACAGCCCATGAGCGCCCTAACCCTCGAGGTCGTGCAACTTGCTCAAGGCATCAGCAAGCTTACCGGCGGCCATTTTGATGTCACTGTGGGGCCTTTGGTCAATGCTTGGGGGTTTGGTCCTGAGGGACCTCAAAATCAAGTCAGGGAAGAGCAGCTCACTGAGCTTCTCACCTACGTTGGCTACCAAAAGCTAACGATTAACAGCCAGAGCCTAAGCAAGGCACACCCCAAGACCTACGTTGACCTATCGGCCATCGCCAAGGGGTTTGCGGTCGACCAAGTGGCTCAGTCGATCGAAGCGCTCGGGCACCACAATTATATGATTGAGATTGGCGGAGAAGTTTTTGCGAAAGGTCAAAATGCCAAAGATACCACTTGGCGCATCGGCATCGAAACTCCATCGGCTCATGCTCCGGGGATTTTTCAAGTAGTCGCCTTATCCGGTGAAGCCCTGGCAACCAGTGGAGATTATAGAAACTTCTATGAGAAAGATGGCTTACGCTTCTCGCACACCATCGATCCTCAAACCGGAAAGCCTATCAAACACAATTTAGCCAGCGTTTCTGTCGTTGCTGGCTCCTGCGCCGAGGCAGATGCTCTGGCGACCGCACTGAACGTTCTCGGTCCCATCAAAGGCCCAAAACTTGCCGAACAAGAGCAGATTGCAGCGCTTTTCATTATCCGAGATAACACCGGTAAACTGGTAGAAAAACCAAGTTCTACCTTTGCAAATCGCACGAAGAGCGCTAAATAA